Below is a genomic region from Henckelia pumila isolate YLH828 chromosome 3, ASM3356847v2, whole genome shotgun sequence.
GTGTTGGTGCAATTTTTGTGTGTCGCATCAACAATTATCTGGGTAATTTAATAATTCTGTGAGGGTCGGCTGGTCAGCAGTGAATTAGGATCAATTATCCAAGTATATTGACTATTTTTATCCAGTTACATAGATTCAAATTTGGTGAATGCTGATGGCATCTATGAGTTCTGTTTTGCAGCTTTTAATCATTACGCTGACTGTTTTGATTTTGCACTTGCATATTTTCCTTCGCCCATTGTTTCAATCATTTACATGTACCTGCATTATCACATTTGTATAATGTGACGTGATTGACACAGTTTAAATGTGTTGCAGACTTGCAGTTCCTCTCACTTGACTTTTTCACCTATTGCTGTTTATCAACCTTTCTACAGATGATTCATGGCTAAAAGAAGAGAAAGATTATGCGATTTGGTTTTGGAGtgaaattaattaatcatggaaaaaagatgaaaaatttCTGAATATTTGCATTACTTGTTCTTAGGTAAAACTCAGGGTGGTTGTTTTGTCTGTCATTTCATCTTATTTGAATATATCTGCTGTTTCGTGTGTTTTTTACTTCTTACAAAAGTGGCACCCATTTATTGCTGATGCTCTATGGTTTTTCTGCTCTCACCAATTTGTTATTTCTTTTCATGCATTTGGTTCGGTCAAATTTCTGAATTACAGCATATAGCTGTTCCTTGGGGATTATTTTTTTCCAGTAAACTTCATTTCTTCTGAATCGTATACTAATTTCCCTGAAAACAAAGTTTAGCCTTTTGGAAGTGGAGGAAGGTAGAGAGGTAGAGGTAAAAGGCATGTTGGAATATTGGAATTCTATAGCCCCTGGAGTTGAGGATTTTTTCTTCTACGATTTAAGTTTATCTACGTTTTTCCGTGGTGTAATTGATTTGTCTCACAAGCTTTTGGGCCAAATGATATGTAATTCGTTTTTTATCAAGTGTCTTAACCTTGAAGTGCAAGTTACTGCATTGCATTTTTCCATTGTATTTTGTTTTCCTGTTTGTGCAATGTGCAATAAATTGCTATGCCTTTCAGAACTGAAATGTCACGCGGAAGATGTGGAAGAAAAGTCTAGTGGTTAGATGGATGCTGAGATGTATTAAATAATGCATTGGTACCAGTTGCACTGCTTTGCTTAGCTATTcacaattttattttgttggattGAATATGCTTGGATCTATTGTACTGCCTTGCTTAGCCCATTCACAATTTTTTTGTCTGATTGAATATGCGTTGTTTTTGACTGGTTGGATGGTAGCTTctcttttattatattatttcctGATAAATGATTGAGCTGCAGTTACTGGCATTTATATTGTTTATACTTCTTACTGAAACCAAGTGTGCAGTACTcactcccttgtcctttctgaATGTAATTCTCAGGCATTGCAGCAACAGTTTCTGAGGAGGACCGAAGGGAATAATGCCCTTTTAGCCTACCAAGCTGGCAATATTCATGGGGCCCTTGCTGGAGCAAATGTTATGGCTTCTGCATCCATGCAATTGCCTCAGCAATCCAGGAAGCTAGTTGATCTAGGCCAACAGCATGCCCCTCCTAATATTCAAGACCAGGGTCACAATAGGATTCAAGGTGCTGAACAACAGATGTTGAATCCTTTCCAACATGCTTACTTGCAACATGCTTTTCAGGCTGCACAACAGAAAACAACCTTAGGGATGCAATCCCAGCAGCAGATGAAACCAGGGATATCTGGTCCTCTTGTTAAAGATCAAGATATTCGGATGACAAATATGATCCAAGTTGGGAATCTGTCTCAGGCATCCACCTCCAAAAAATCATCTGAGCAGGTCGTTCATGGCGAGAAACCGGCAGATCATAATCAGCATCCCATTTCAAGCGAACCAAGATCTAATTATCCAGCACGTCTTGGTCAAACAATGTCATCAGCATCAATGCAGGGGCCACACACGCAGCAAAATATCATGAGCATGACCAACAATCCCATGGCTATGGCTGTACAAATGCACGCCTTGCAGTCTTTGGCACTCGAGCACAATATTGACCTGTCTAATCCTGCTAACGCAAATGTGATCGCTCAACTAATTCCACTAATGCAATCCAGAATGATTGCTCAACAGAAAGTGAATGAAGGCAATATCAGTATACAGTCTGCATCTTTTCCAAAACCTAACAGTACCTCAATGCAAGTTGCAAGTGAAAGTTCACCCCATGCTAATTCCTCAAGTGATGTATCTGGGCAGTCTGGATCTTCAAAAGTTAGGCAGGTTTTGCCTAGTAGTATAGGTGTGACTTCTAGTGCTGCTCTGGTTGACAATTCTAGCAACGTATCCCTACAGCAGTTCAGTGCGCATGTTAAAGATAACCAGCTGACCCCTAGACAACCACATATTGCTGGAAGTGGAATGCCCCCCCCTTTGCATCCCATGCAATCACCTGGGAATTCAAGCCAAGGAGTTGAAAGTTTAATGCTGACTAAAGCTTCATCGATTTCAGAAGCTTCTCAGGCACACTATGCCAGAAAAGCTAACCAACCTCCCCAACAATCCGTAACTCCATCTGGTGATGGGGAGGTGGGAAATTTGCCAACACCTACTGGTGGACCATTTCCCCATATGCGACAATCACATGCCGGCTTTACAAAACAGCAACTGCATGTACTTAAGGCACAAATACTCGCATTTAGGCGTCTGAAGGTTAGGGGAGTTTGAGCCTACCCACTGTAGAATTTTCAATGCTTGCCattttctcttctcttattttttgttttgaattttttaacaCGAGTCGCGACAACATAACATTCCAAAGTCTTTTTCCTTTGCCCTGCAGAAAGGAGATTCAACGCTGCCACGCGAATTGCTCCAAGCTATTTCCCCTCCACCACTTGATTTAAAGATGCATCAGGTATTTCCCCCTCCTGGGACTGCTAGTAAGGATCGGTCAACTGGAGAGTGCGTAGATGAGCATGGGAAATCTATGGAGTCAACCGAAAAAGTGCCTCAGGTGGTGACTTTGGCTGCTGGAGCGGGTAAAGTGAAGGAGGAAGTTTTAAGAGATGGCAAGGCAACTTCTTTGACTGCTAATATGCAAAGCACTGCACCTGAAACAAAGGAACCAAGATTTGTGGTTCCTCATGGGAAAGAAGAACATCAGAATGAAGGATCTTCCGGGAAATTGGAACATGGGACTGATCTAGGAACGCAGATACCTCCTATTAGGAGCGACATTACTGCAGATAGGGGTAAAGCAGTTGCTTCGCTGCCAGTTGTTTCAGAAACAATTCAAGTTAAGAAACCTGTTCAAGCAAGCAATGCAACTCAACCTAAGGATACTGGTTCAACCAGAAAGTATCACGGGCCTTTGTTTGATTTCCCAGTGTTTACTAGGAAACATGACACACTTGGGCCATCTATGATTAACAATAACAACAACCTGTTTCTAACTTATGATATTAAAGATCTTTTCTCCGAGGAAGGTGGAGACATTTGGAAAAGGAGAAGGGCAGAAAAAATAGGGAAGATCGAAAAACTACTAGCTGTAAACTTTGAGAGGAAGAAGTTTAAACCTGATCTTGTCATACGACTACAAATTGAATCGAAAAAACTTCAGCTTGTAGATCTTCAAACACGGTTGAGGGATGAGATTGAGCAACAACAAATAGAGATAATGGCAATGCCTGATCGACCATATCGGAAGTTTGTTAGACTATGCGAGCGTCAACGGCAAGAGCTGAACAGGCAATCTCAGGCTAGTCAGAAAGCAGTTAGAGAGAAGCAACTGAAATCCATTTTTCAGTGGCGCAAGAAGCTTCTCGAGGCACACTGGATCATCCGCGATGCTCGAATTGCTCGCAATAGGGGAGTTCACAAGTATCACGAAAAAATGCTAAGGGAGTTTTCTAAGAGGAAAGATGATGGCCGTGATAAAAGGATGGAAGCACTGAAAAATAATGATGTGGAAAGATATAGGGAAATGTTGTTGGAACAACAAACTAACATTAATGGCGAGGCTGCAGAAAGATATGCTGTTCTGTCGTCATTTCTGACTCAAACTGAAGAATATCTTCACAAATTAGGAAGTAAAATTACAGCGGCTAAAAATCTGCAGGAGGTTGAGGAGGCAGGCAATTCTGCAGTTGCTGCAGCACGTGCGCAGGTACACCTCCGTTGTATGTACATATGCCTCACACACATGCCCAGTAGCAAACAGGTCACGGAACACATTAACAAACCTTTGTTTCTGAAGGATGTATCGAATCTTTGGTACTGCTTTTAGCCTATGTATTATGCAATTCAAGTATATGAATCTCTTGTTAAATTGTCTTTCTTGAATTAAGAAGACAGGAAAGATTTTTGCCCAAGAATTGGTGCTCTTACTAGTAATATCTATGAATAGTGAGTTGACTGCTGAGAACACACAATGTTTCCATCGGAATTTTGAAAGAATAAATTTAAATGACCTCTTCGGCTGTTAGATTTCGATGAGAAGGATACTTCTTTTTTGTACTATTTTGATTAAAAGCTAATGCTGTCGTGGCCTGTGAGGATGTTTGATGTGCTTATTTTGACATTTTTCATTTCCAAAAGCCATGGATTTGAGATGATGAAATATTTCTATCTGGTCCCATTTCAGTTTTCGGATACTGTATTCCTTGTCAACTATAAAGGATGCTTTGAAATAATGATAACTTCAAGTGTTTAGTCCAGATTTGCTGGTCTGGTGAAACGAGTGTGTAGTTAAACGAGAAGAAGCACAGGCTGAGAAGAGCCGATTTTATTGGGTTAAAACATAGAGGATACAAGAtacttatttatatagctcTATCTCCCTTGTTTACTTAAACAAAGGAGTCTCATCTTCTACTAGAAAcctaatcaaataaattttaattacatATGTTGATCTATCCTAACCGGCTaattattcaaaacattcaCCAGAGTGTATTTTAAAACCTGTCATGGGTGAAGAAAATTGGCTTGTTAATGCTGGCGTTTTTTCATTCGAATCATGCAAGTTTCATTGATATTTCTTATATAAAGGTTAATTTAACTTTGGTTTTCAGTAGGAGAAATCTGAGGTCGTATGCCTGCATGAATTGTCTAATTATATGCCATTTtcctttttctaaaaaaataaaaaattcttatATACTTATTTATTGTTCTGTTGAAAATTATTGATTATCAATGGGTTAacttttgcaatattttgaaaattatgatacTTCTATGTTGTCATTTATACCATTTTCTGGAATGAAGGGTCTCTCTGAAGAAGAAGTAAGAGCTGCTGCTGCCTGTGCTAGAGAAGAAGTGATGGTAAGGAATCGATTCACTGAGATGAATGCACCAAAAGAAAACACATCCGTTAACAAGTAAGGCTTTACTAGCTTTCGATATGCACATTATATGGTTTAATCTAATCTAATCCCACATAATGGTGCAATGATTAAGCTAAGATGACATTAATCATACAGTAGTTATTCTTCATTGTAATGCCTTTGAGCTATTGTTTTCTATCAGGTATTACAATCTTGCACATGCTGTGAATGAAAGGGTCCATAGGCAGCCCTCAATGTTACGTGCTGGAACATTACGTGACTATCAGCTTGTTAGTTGCCTTTTCTTAGTCATATAATCCATCGATGACATTTGACTATTCACTTTTAGATCGATATTGGGAAGTGATCTGTTTTTTTCTTCTCAAACTGAAATATGTAGGTCGGTTTGCAGTGGATGTTATCTTTGTACAACAACAAATTAAATGGAATCTTGGCCGACGAGATGGGTCTTGGGAAGACTGTTCAGGTGAATTACTTAAATGTTTGTTGGTTTAGAAGACTTATTGCTAGTGCCTTCAAGAGAAGGTGACATTTGTTTTACACATAATTTCTCGCGCAATTTTTGGAGCTCTTGTATTCTTTTTCCCtcattattatttagtaagcGGGCATCCAATTCATTTCATTTTCGCTTATACAGGTCATGTCCTTGATTGCGTATTTAATGGAGTTTAAAGGAAACTATGGTCCACATCTTATCATTGTTCCTAATGCTGTTCTGGTCAACTGGAAGGTTGTATTGCTTTTGATGTTCCGTCTAAATGCTTACGAGTTGTTTTCCTTAACTTGCCTAATTTAGTTATAATTCCAGAGTGAATTCCACACTTGGCTTCCAACTGTCTCCTGCATATTTTATGTTGGTGGAAAAGATCAAAGGGCGAAATTGTTTTCTCAAGTAAGGCAGCGGTTGCCTGTTCTTTTTGAATGAGCTTGATAGTATGCCTTCTGTTTAATTGACTTCCATTTGCTTATCTGCTATCTACTATGTAGGAAGTCATGGCCATGAAGTTTAACGTTCTTGTGACAACCTATGAGTTCATCATGTATGATCGGTCAAAACTTTCAAAAGTTGATTGGAAGTATATTATAATTGATGAAGCACAACGAATGAAGGACAGAGAGTCAGTTTTAGCTCGTGATCTTGATAGATATCGCTGCCAAAGGCGCTTGCTTCTCACTGGAACACCATTGCAGGTTTACTTCTTCATTTATGGAGTTTTCCTTGTTGTGGACAAGAATGaagtattttgaattttatatcaCTAAGACTGAAAAACCTTGCTGAGTTTGAAACATTTCTTGGGATGACCTTCTGAAGATTAGAGCTTGTTTTCTTCCTTACATTTGTTGACTGTGGAATGACATTGTACTTATGAttgcttccgatcttggtgctTTACATATTTAGAATGCCCAGTCCAATGTGATACTGAATGGGCTGTCTGTTTTTAATGCTCCCCAAGTAATGTAGTTAAGGCACTCACCATGTAGTCTGACAATGATTTCGTCTTTTTTTTCCTGTCAAAATTTAAGAACTATTGCTATATCTTCTCAATCTCCTCTTCGAACCCCCATATTTGCGTTTTTAGGTGGAACTTCCATGTATTATGTTTGTTGGTGTGTTAATTGTATCCCACATCATGAGTAAATATCCCgggagtttaatatatagacAAGAACAATCCTCCCCCGTGAGCTAGCTTTTGGggttgagttaggtccaagtccatTTCTTAACATGATATCAGAGCCCATATCCACCATATGTGTTGGACTGCCTATAGTTGGGTCACCCGTCCCATAGTTGGACCATCCGTTAATGTCTCCACAAACCAATCAGAGGGGTGTGTTGGTGTGTTAAGATATGTCTCATGTCGGTTGGATAGAGTTTCTGTGAGTCTTTATATAGACAAGGACGACCCTCCCCTTGAGCTAGTATTTGGGGGTGAGTTAGTTCCAAGTCCATTTCTTAACAATGCTCTCCTCCCTCTGTATGCAGAATGATCTTAAAGAACTATGGTCCCTTTTAAACCTATTGCTTCCAGAAGTATTTGATAATAGAAAAGCTTTTCATGATTGGTTTTCACAACCATTTCAAAAAGAAGGTCCCACACACAATGCTGAGGATGACTGGCTTGAGACTGAGAAGAAGGTCATAGTTATACATAGACTTCATCAAATTTTAGAGCCATTTATGCTTAGGCGTCGTGTTGAAGATGTGGAAGGATCACTGCCTCCCAAGGTATTCCTTTTTAATAATCTTGGTATTTTGGGGCATTGATTTTTACTGATTGTAATTTGAAAATTGCAGGTTTCAATTGTCCTGAAATGCAGAATGTCTTCCATTCAGAGTGTCATATATGACTGGATCAAATCCACTGGTACTCTTAGAATTGACCCAGAAGATGAAAAGCTCAAGGTTCAGAAGAATCCTAATTATCAGCCAAAAGCTTACAAAACCTTAAATAACAGATGCATGGAGCTAAggaaatcatgcaatcatccttTGCTCAACTATCCATATTTTTCTGATTTTTCGAAGGATTTTCTCGTGAGATCGTGTGGGAAATTGTGGGTTCTGGATAGAGTGTTAATTAAGCTTCATCGAACTGGACATAGGGTACTGCTATTTAGCACTATGACCAAACTGCTCGACATAATAGAGGAATATTTGCAATGGAGAAGGCTTGTTTTCAGACGAATCGATGGGACAACTAGTTTGGAAGATCGTGAGAGTGCTATTATAGACTTCAACAGATCAGATACTGATTGTTTTATATTCTTGCTCAGCATTCGTGCTGCTGGACGAGGTTTGAATCTTCAATCTGCTGACACTGTCATCATATATGATCCTGATCCGAACCCAAAAAATGAGGAACAGGCTGTTGCTCGAGCACACCGAATTGGGCAGACTAGGGAGGTAAAAGTCATTTATATGGAAGCTGTGGTCGGCAAAATATCAAGCTATCAGAAAGAAGATGAGATCAGGAGTGGAGGTGCAGTTGATTCGGATGATGACCTTGCTGGGAAGGATCGATATATGGGTTCTATTGAGAGCCTCATTCGGAATAACATCCAACAATATAAGATTGACATGGCTGATGAGGTTATAAATGCTGGTCGTTTTGACCAAAGGACTACACACGAAGAGAGACGCCTGACCTTAGAAACCTTGTTGCATGATGAAGAGAGATACCAAGACACCGTACACGATGTTCCTTCTCTTCATGAAGTTAACCGGATGATTGCCAGATCTGAAGCAGAAGTAGAGCTCTTTGATCAAATGGATGAGGAACTTGACTGGGCAGACGATATGACTCGGTATGATCAAGTTCCAAAGTGGCTTCGTGCAAGTACCAAAGAAGTAAATACCACAATCGCTAATTTATCCAAGAAGTCATCAAAGAATGTCTTCTATGGAGCAAGTACGGGCTTAGATTCCAGTGACATGGCTCATGAAACCGAGAGAAAGAGGGGGCGTCCCAAGAGGAAAATTCCTATTTACACTGAATTGGATGACGACGAAGAAGAATTTTCTGAAGCCAGTTCGGAGGATAGGAATGGATATTCTGTACAAGAAGTGGGAGAAATTGGtgattttgaagatgatgaATCTACTGGGGCTCCACGACTTAATAATGAGCAGTCAGAAGAAGATAGTCCTGTTTCTGCTGATGGATACCTACCCCAAAGAGCTTTGGAAAGCATCAGAAACGACCACATACTTGATGAAGCAGGTTCGTCTGGATCTTCTTCGCACAGTCAAAGGTTATTAAGGATGGTTTCTCCTTCTGCGTCTTCTCAGAAATTTGGATCACTTTCTGCTTTAGATGACAGATCCAACTCCCGTTCGAAGAAGTCGGTATGTCGTATAACATGCTTACTGTTCTCATAATGCTATATTCTTGACTCTGTTGAGTTTTCTGATGTGCTTTTATTTCTACCAGGTAGATGAATTAGAAGAAGGGGAAATTGCTGCATCCGGTGATTCTCATATGGACCACCAGCAATCTGGTAGCTGGATTCAAGATCGTGATGAAGGTGAAGATGAACAGGTCTTGCAGCCCAAAATTAAACGAAAACGAAGTATACGTTATCGTCCAAGGCCTGCAGATAGATTAGGAGAGAAACATATTAAGAAATCATCCCTTCGCCATGTGGATCATTCTCAATTGCAATTTCAGGGGGAACGTAAATATGCATTTCAGGCAAGGGATGAACATGCACATAATGTTGGAGAACCTAGTTCATTGAAAATTGACAAAAATGATTTATCCATCAAGAACAAGCGTAGTTTACCCTCGAGGAAAATATCTAATATAGCTAAATTGCATGGTTCTATGAAATCTGGTTCGGAACAGCCAAGGGATTATATTGCGGAACAGCCAAGGGAAAACTGGGACAATAAAGTGATGAAAAGGCCTACTGGTAGTGGACATAAAATGTCTGAGGTCATCCAGAGAAAGGTATAGAGACCCATCACTTTATAGGAGTGgttgatatttttacaaatttcAAGTCAAATATGACAAAATCTAATCTTCGTTATGCTATACTTGTGTTCAGTTGGGAACATATCTGACAAATTTTCTTGCAGCCCTCTTTTCGTGCCTCCAGAGGGGAATgcttttagtcatttttccacCTCTTTTCTTTCGTGTTGCTCAAGTATGGTTTTCCCATATTTCTGTTTTGCAGTGCAAGAATGTCATCAGTAAGCTCCAGAGAAGAATAGATAAAGAAGGTCATCAAATAATACCCTTGCTAACTGAACTTTGGAAAAGAATTGAGAACTCCAATCCTGTGGGTGG
It encodes:
- the LOC140886660 gene encoding ATP-dependent helicase BRM is translated as MQSGGGPQQGGHGRSTAPSASASPSSSSSAAFDHQQQQQQQQRQALQQQFLRRTEGNNALLAYQAGNIHGALAGANVMASASMQLPQQSRKLVDLGQQHAPPNIQDQGHNRIQGAEQQMLNPFQHAYLQHAFQAAQQKTTLGMQSQQQMKPGISGPLVKDQDIRMTNMIQVGNLSQASTSKKSSEQVVHGEKPADHNQHPISSEPRSNYPARLGQTMSSASMQGPHTQQNIMSMTNNPMAMAVQMHALQSLALEHNIDLSNPANANVIAQLIPLMQSRMIAQQKVNEGNISIQSASFPKPNSTSMQVASESSPHANSSSDVSGQSGSSKVRQVLPSSIGVTSSAALVDNSSNVSLQQFSAHVKDNQLTPRQPHIAGSGMPPPLHPMQSPGNSSQGVESLMLTKASSISEASQAHYARKANQPPQQSVTPSGDGEVGNLPTPTGGPFPHMRQSHAGFTKQQLHVLKAQILAFRRLKKGDSTLPRELLQAISPPPLDLKMHQVFPPPGTASKDRSTGECVDEHGKSMESTEKVPQVVTLAAGAGKVKEEVLRDGKATSLTANMQSTAPETKEPRFVVPHGKEEHQNEGSSGKLEHGTDLGTQIPPIRSDITADRGKAVASLPVVSETIQVKKPVQASNATQPKDTGSTRKYHGPLFDFPVFTRKHDTLGPSMINNNNNLFLTYDIKDLFSEEGGDIWKRRRAEKIGKIEKLLAVNFERKKFKPDLVIRLQIESKKLQLVDLQTRLRDEIEQQQIEIMAMPDRPYRKFVRLCERQRQELNRQSQASQKAVREKQLKSIFQWRKKLLEAHWIIRDARIARNRGVHKYHEKMLREFSKRKDDGRDKRMEALKNNDVERYREMLLEQQTNINGEAAERYAVLSSFLTQTEEYLHKLGSKITAAKNLQEVEEAGNSAVAAARAQGLSEEEVRAAAACAREEVMVRNRFTEMNAPKENTSVNKYYNLAHAVNERVHRQPSMLRAGTLRDYQLVGLQWMLSLYNNKLNGILADEMGLGKTVQVMSLIAYLMEFKGNYGPHLIIVPNAVLVNWKSEFHTWLPTVSCIFYVGGKDQRAKLFSQEVMAMKFNVLVTTYEFIMYDRSKLSKVDWKYIIIDEAQRMKDRESVLARDLDRYRCQRRLLLTGTPLQNDLKELWSLLNLLLPEVFDNRKAFHDWFSQPFQKEGPTHNAEDDWLETEKKVIVIHRLHQILEPFMLRRRVEDVEGSLPPKVSIVLKCRMSSIQSVIYDWIKSTGTLRIDPEDEKLKVQKNPNYQPKAYKTLNNRCMELRKSCNHPLLNYPYFSDFSKDFLVRSCGKLWVLDRVLIKLHRTGHRVLLFSTMTKLLDIIEEYLQWRRLVFRRIDGTTSLEDRESAIIDFNRSDTDCFIFLLSIRAAGRGLNLQSADTVIIYDPDPNPKNEEQAVARAHRIGQTREVKVIYMEAVVGKISSYQKEDEIRSGGAVDSDDDLAGKDRYMGSIESLIRNNIQQYKIDMADEVINAGRFDQRTTHEERRLTLETLLHDEERYQDTVHDVPSLHEVNRMIARSEAEVELFDQMDEELDWADDMTRYDQVPKWLRASTKEVNTTIANLSKKSSKNVFYGASTGLDSSDMAHETERKRGRPKRKIPIYTELDDDEEEFSEASSEDRNGYSVQEVGEIGDFEDDESTGAPRLNNEQSEEDSPVSADGYLPQRALESIRNDHILDEAGSSGSSSHSQRLLRMVSPSASSQKFGSLSALDDRSNSRSKKSVDELEEGEIAASGDSHMDHQQSGSWIQDRDEGEDEQVLQPKIKRKRSIRYRPRPADRLGEKHIKKSSLRHVDHSQLQFQGERKYAFQARDEHAHNVGEPSSLKIDKNDLSIKNKRSLPSRKISNIAKLHGSMKSGSEQPRDYIAEQPRENWDNKVMKRPTGSGHKMSEVIQRKCKNVISKLQRRIDKEGHQIIPLLTELWKRIENSNPVGGGGAGNNHLDFRRIDLRVEKSEYGGVMELVSDVQLVLKYGLQYYGFSYEVRSEAKKVHDLFFDILKIAFPDTDFREAKNSMSFSGPVSTPATASRQVLASQTKRQKLVKDVDSDNSHFQKPQTRAANLTLEDTKTRSYTTQKELRLGSSSSRELSQQDNAHPFTHPGDFVICKKKRKDREKSAVKAGNRSAGPLSPTGLGLNIKSPSSFSGTKDMGLMQQIGAQQSRAALSPQQGNSGGSAVGWANPVKRMRTDAGKRRPSHL